The stretch of DNA CCGTTGACCTGGATCGCCTGGCCTGGCCTGGCCTATGCCGAACGCCTCGTGCGGGCAGCACAGTTCCGAGGCGCTTCACACCGCGGTGTAGCCGCCGTCGAGAAAGATGACCTGCCCGGTCATGAAGGCAGACGCTTCGCTGGCGAGGAACACCAGCGCGGGGGCGATCTCCTCCGGCAGCGCGCAACGCTGCTGCGGAACGTCATCGATCCACCGGCGCCGAAGCCGCGGCTCATCGACAGCGGCCATCTCGGTACGCACATAGCCGGGGGCCAGCGCGTTGACCCGGATTCCGGCGGGGGCCCACTCCACCGCGAGGGACCGGGTGAGCTGATGCACCGCCGCCTTCGAGGCGTCGTAGGCGGCCTGCGCCTGGGGGCGCAGGGCCACCTGCCCGGCGATCGAGCCGATGTTGACGATGCAGCCGCCGGAGCGGGCCGCCATGTGACGGGCGGCAACCGTGGCGCACCGCCACACGGCGTCAACATTGAGGTCGAACACCCTGCGCCACGCTGTCTCGTCGGCTTCCATCGAAGAGGTGTGCACGCACACTCCGGCGTTGTTCACCAGCACATCGAGGGCTCCGAGCTCTTCGACCGCGCCGTCCAGGGCCTGTTGCAGGTCGTCCTTCACGGTCAGGTCGACCTCCCGGTGCGTCGCGCGGACGCCACGTGTCTGGATTTCCCGGACCACTGCCGCGTTGCGGCTCCCATCGCGGGCGAGCACCGCGACGTCCGCCCCGGCATCGGCCAGGGCAAGCTCGCAGGGGCTGATCGCTGTCACAAATGGATGAACCGGAGCAAGACTAGAAGTACCCTCCGGCGGAACCCATCCGACACGACGAAGCCGTGCCGGAACCCAAGTAGACCGGCACGGCCTTGGCCGCGGCCGGCCACGAGGAGCGGTGCGCACCTCACCGCCGGCCACGACCCCCGCAATCACTCCCATGACCAGCCGGTACCGAGCGCTTGAACTCCATCGTGCGGCCCAGAACAAGGGCAACAAGAGAACGAGGGACATGAGGCGAACATCGCCGTCCACTCGAGGAGGTCGAGACCCGCCAGGCTGCCCACATGGTCACCCAGCCCGCTACGACGCTCAGCGCGCAGGCCGCCCAGTTCGGGCGCCACGCCCCGAGGACGCCGCGGACTCCCGGCACTTCCTCACGAGGGATACCCAACTTACCCAGAGCAGCCTCCAGTTCTCGCCTTCGCGTCCCGGCCCAGCCACGCCGCTGGGATCTCCTGAGCCAGAGTCGGTGGCGGGCCCACAGGCGCACCACCCTCTGTTCCAGGAGCAAGTCGCGCAACTCCAACGTCCAATACCTCAGATACGCAACCCGATGATGCGAGGCCTGAACAGACCAGGCGACGATTCGGGGCGTCGATGGCGCGTGTACGGAGGTGAAACATCAGGGTTGGCCGTGCCGGCGCCCTGTTCGGCGTGAAGGCGGTCGATCAGTGCGAGGTCCTTGCCCTTCGCCGCAATGAGATCCGGGAACAAGCGAAAGAAAGGCGTGAACTGGCCCTGGGGTGCGGGCGTTTGGTGGGGAGCGCGCGGAAAGAGTGGAAGCATGACCTCGCTGACGATCGAACGGGACATCGTCACGCTGAACGAGACGGCGTTCGCTGTTCCATGGCTGCGTTTCAGCTGCCCGTGCGCAACCTGTCGGCACTCCGCCTCATTCCAGAGGATCGCAGACCTCAGTGTGCGGCCGGACTCACTGCCCGAGGCCATCACGATTGAACTCGGCCGGGATGGCGAGCTCCTGCACATCACATGGCGGGAAGACCCGGTCCACCACAGCACCTACCGAGTGGATTGGCTGCTCGACCACGCCTGGAACCGCAGCTCGGAGGGCCAGTTCTCCGGCGAGGTTCTCTGGGACACCGCGGCGCTGGGCATCCGGGACATGCGGTGGCATGACGCGCCCGGCTGTCACGCCGGGCTCGGTTCCTGGACCGACGATCTGTTCACCCACGGCTTCGCCCTGCTCCGCGGCACCACGGAGGCCGAACTCCAGCGCCTGCTGGCCGAGTTCGAGCCCGTTCACCACACCGAGTACGGGCGATACGCCGACGTGCGGGCGGTGCCGGAAGCCGAGGACCTCTCCGAGATGTCCCTCAACCTGACCGCGCACACGGACTACCCCTACCGGACGGTGGGCCCGCTGCTCGAGTTCTGCTATTTCGTCGAGAACCAGGCGACAGGCGGGGAGTTCTTCTTCCTCGACGGGTTCAAGGCGGCCGAGGACTTCCGCACCGAGTATCCGGCGTGGTTCGCCCTGCT from Streptomyces sp. BA2 encodes:
- a CDS encoding SDR family oxidoreductase, producing MTAISPCELALADAGADVAVLARDGSRNAAVVREIQTRGVRATHREVDLTVKDDLQQALDGAVEELGALDVLVNNAGVCVHTSSMEADETAWRRVFDLNVDAVWRCATVAARHMAARSGGCIVNIGSIAGQVALRPQAQAAYDASKAAVHQLTRSLAVEWAPAGIRVNALAPGYVRTEMAAVDEPRLRRRWIDDVPQQRCALPEEIAPALVFLASEASAFMTGQVIFLDGGYTAV
- a CDS encoding TauD/TfdA family dioxygenase, yielding MTSLTIERDIVTLNETAFAVPWLRFSCPCATCRHSASFQRIADLSVRPDSLPEAITIELGRDGELLHITWREDPVHHSTYRVDWLLDHAWNRSSEGQFSGEVLWDTAALGIRDMRWHDAPGCHAGLGSWTDDLFTHGFALLRGTTEAELQRLLAEFEPVHHTEYGRYADVRAVPEAEDLSEMSLNLTAHTDYPYRTVGPLLEFCYFVENQATGGEFFFLDGFKAAEDFRTEYPAWFALLATTPVEFEQLYSSHRYLYRLRRPVITLGPDERVQALHFGHSHAWSWQVPPERAADFYRAYHTFLKHLACEQYRVTRRFEAGECLAFRNTRILHGRHAFDPSTGTRRLITAYIPWDQLEARMRFHRESPNYLSPPARRIP